One Scomber scombrus chromosome 1, fScoSco1.1, whole genome shotgun sequence DNA segment encodes these proteins:
- the cngb1a gene encoding cyclic nucleotide-gated cation channel beta-3 → MQLSQHVEGKSVFLPSAESSSSSVMIQDGAPEPPAAVVEVEASPEDNTDSKPFPPRMMDWIKQGIEKVVPQPEIGAPTKVEVQPAAAESNDEEQQPNMIGWIVNELGRILPQPVQKQDSGGDDVQSINIVQKQSDLVLEDVEAEEETKKVKENQQLGCEKAGEECSLQMESIKKEAAQAQMEERLTLEAARIAEDMAMKAAEEAVRQLEEDQSAKIIIEEMPETNEQLPNILEEENEDAELRNLQEDSEDVKDNRTPEENKVAEENNKTNVNEEREPDQPVNQQTFSDSGSIIDEGDAEKVSSHTESELAEDATPSTTEAEQGSSRRELESPITQQPEPQGSEAPPTADPGNEATEAGAGVPDICSPIESFLLQIPYAAECLESCKKLMHDNNLTPPKLSMPTPPLELAMLSQELDMLRQDLTQITQELTQMTQELSQLPEQAQHLAGDLSVDGDDDEMSKISLLSTDEMRPASAASVGSVVIQDRLSDLVRLFKGRTDQRRERFMDPDESDEEPPAAPPAAPPPPPPPEEKKEAPADAEVEEEEEEKPWFTFELLGHPVDFPKLPKLPKLPDWLQVIVDYRFPSSIDPFTDLIYVLWLFLVVAAWNWNMWLIPVRWAFPYQTPENMHIWLIIDYTCDLVYIADILVFQPRLQFVRAGDIVCDKKDMRENYMSTERFKYDIISLFPMEIFYYFTGVNSLLRFPRLLKYMAFFEFNDRIEAVMKKAYIYRVIRTSTYLLYSLHINACLFYWGSDYEGLGSTKWVYDGKGFAYIRCYYFAVKTLITIGGLPDPTTVFEICFQLINYFVGVFAFSIMIGQMRDVVGAATAGENYYRACMDSTVKYMNSYHIPSEVQNRIKTWYDYTWKIQGMLDEQELLVQLPTKMRLDIAVDVNYAIVSKVALFQGCDRQMVFDMLTRLKSVVYLPGDFVCKKGEIGREMYIIKQGEVQVVGGPDLQTVFVTIRAGSVFGEISLLAGGGGNRRTANVKAHGFANLFILDKKDLAEILVHYPESQKLLRKKAKMMVTKDVKPVEKGAGKEVEVIPPRPDTPKMFKAALKLTEQAGIEGTFSKLKKTYKPSDGDTEGPPSACPLPPPSPMHRRSPIPMFVVHDDDDTVCETADSSVIIRMTPRVEGEELLSVEVAPGDKDGEEKKG, encoded by the exons CTCCGGAGCCTCCAGCTGctgtggtggaggtggaggcgAGTCCAGAAGACAACACTGACAGCAAGCCTTTCCCACCCAG GATGATGGACTGGATCAAACAGGGCATCGAGAAGGTGGTTCCTCAACCAGAGATCGGAGCTCCAACTAAAG TCGAGGTTCAGCCAGCAGCTGCAGA GTCCAATGATGAAGAGCAGCAGCCCAA TATGATCGGCTGGATCGTCAACGAGCTCGGCCGTATCTTGCCTCAGCCTGTACAGAAGCAG GATTCAGGTGGTGACGATGTACAGAGCA TCAACATCGTTCAGAAGCAGTCAGACCTCGTTCTGGAGGACgtggaggcggaggaggagacGAAGAAGGTAAAAGAGAATCAACAGCTG GGTTGTGAGAAG GCAGGAGAGGAATGCTCTCTACAAATGGAAAGCATCAAGAAGGAAGCGGCTCAAGCTCAAATGGAGGAAAG ACTGACGCTGGAGGCGGCCCGCATTGCTGAGGACATGGCCATGAAGGCAGCAGAGGAGGCAGTGAGACAGCTGGAGGAGGACCAATCAGCCAAGATCATCATAGAGGAGATGCCGGAGACCAATGAACA ACTACCAAACATCCTGGAGGAGGAAAACGAGGACGCAGA GTTGCGAAACCTGCAGGAGGACAGTGAAGACGTCAAAGACAATAGGACTCCTGAGGAAAATAAAGTAGCAGAGGAAAATAACAAAACCAATGTTAATGAAGAGAGAGAACCTGATCA GCCTGTCAACCAGCAAACCTTCAGCGACTCAGG GAGCATTATAGATGAGGGTGATGCCGAAAAGGTCTCTTCCCACACTGAATCTGAGCTGGCAGAGGATGCCACTCCTTCCACAACAGAGGCAGAGCAAGGATCCTCGAGGAGAGAACTGGAGAGTCCCATCACCCAACAACCAGAGCCACAAGGTTCAGAAGCTCCGCCCACCGCAGATCCG GGCAATGAAGCAACAGAAGCAGGTGCTGGAG TTCCTGACATTTGCTCTCCAATAGAGAGCTTTCTGCTTCAAATCCCATACGCTGCCGAGTGCCTTGAGAGCTGCAAGAAGCTGATGCATGATAATAACCTCACCCCTCCCAAACTGTCCATGCCCACCCCACCGCTGGAGCTCGCTATGCTGAGCCAGGAGCTTGACATGCTGAGGCAGGATCTCACCCAGATCACCCAGGAGCTCACCCAGATGACCCAAGAGCTGTCGCAGCTCCCTGAGCAGGCTCAACA TCTTGCAGGAGATCTGTCTGTAGACGGGGACGATGACGAGATGTCAAAGATCAGCCTGCTGAGTACAGACGA GATGCGACCGGCGTCAGCAGCTAGTGTCGGCAGCGTGGTCATCCAGGACCGCCTGAGCGACCTGGTCAGGCTGTTTAAAGGCCGAACAGATCAAAGAAGAGAGCGTTTCATGGACCCAGACGAATCTGATGAAGAACCTCCCGCCGCAccacctgctgctcctcctcctccacctccaccagaagagaagaaggaggccCCGGCTGATgcagaagtagaagaagaagaagaggaaaaaccGTGGTTCACATTTGAACTTTTGGGACATCCAGTGGACTTTCCCAAACTGCCCAAACTTCCCAAGTTGCCAGACTGGCTCCAAGTCATCGTGGATTACCGCTTCCCTTCCAGCATCGACCCGTTCACCG ATCTGATCTATGTCCTCTGGCTGTTCTTGGTGGTGGCGGCGTGGAACTGGAACATGTGGTTGATCCCCGTCCGTTGGGCTTTTCCTTACCAAACCCCCGAAAACATGCACATATGGCTGATTATCGACTACACCTGCGATCTCGTCTACATCGCCGACATCCTCGTCTTCCAGCCCAGACTGCAGTTTGTCCGTGCAGGAGACATTGTG tgtgatAAAAAGGACATGAGAGAAAACTACATGTCAACTGAGAGATTCAAG TACGACATCATCAGCCTGTTTCCCATGgagatattttattatttcaccGGAGTGAACTCTCTGCTACGCTTCCCTCGTCTGCTGAAG TACATGGCTTTCTTTGAGTTCAACGACAGAATAGAAGCCGTGATGAAGAAAGCGTACATCTACAG AGTGATCCGAACCTCCACCTACCTGCTTTACTCTCTGCACATCAACGCCTGTTTGTTCTACTGGGGCTCCGACTATGAAGGACTGGGATCCACCAAATGGGTCTATGATGGAAAAGGCTTCGC TTACATCCGCTGCTACTACTTTGCTGTGAAGACGCTGATCACCATCGGGGGGCTGCCAGACCCAACCACCGTCTTTGAGATCTGCTTCCAGCTCATCAACTATTTCGTTGGTGTCTTTGCTTTCTCGATCATGATTGGTCAG ATGAGAGACGTGGTTGGAGCAGCGACGGCCGGTGAGAACTACTACCGAGCCTGCATGGACAGCACCGTGAAGTACATGAACTCCTACCACATTCCCTCCGAGGTCCAGAACCGCATCAAGACCTGGTACGACTACACCTGGAAGATCCAGGGCATGCTGG ATGAACAGGAGCTACTGGTGCAGCTTCCTACTAAGATGAGACTCGACATCGCCGTGGACGTCAACTACGCCATCGTCAGTAAAGTTGCCCTGTTTCag ggCTGTGACAGACAGATGGTGTTCGACATGCTGACGAGACTCAAATCTGTCGTCTACCTGCCCGGAGACTTCGTCTGTAAAAAG gggGAGATCGGCAGGGAGATGTACATCATTAAACAGGGGGAGGTTCAGGTTGTGGGCGGTCCTGACCTGCAGACAGTGTTTGTCACCATCAGAGCCGGATCTGTGTTCGGAGAGATCAg TTTGCTggcgggaggaggaggaaaccGTCGTACAGCCAACGTGAAGGCTCATGGATTCGCTAACCTCTTCATCCTGGATAAGAAGGACCTGGCGGAGATCCTGGTCCACTATCCAGAGTCCCAGAAACTCCTCCGCAAGAAAGCCAA gatGATGGTGACCAAGGACGTGAAGCCGGTTGAGAAGGGTGCAGGTAAAGAAGTCGAGGTAATCCCACCAAGACCCGACACTCCCAAAATGTTCAAGGCTGCGCTGAAATTGACGGAGCAGGCGGGAATAGAGGGAACCTTCTCCAAGCTGAAGAAGACCTACAAACCATCTGATGGCGATACGGAG GGTCCTCCCTCTGCCTGCCcgctccctcctccctctccgaTGCACCGCCGCTCTCCCATCCCCATGTTTGTTGTCCACGACGACGACGACACCGTGTGCGAGACCGCCGACAGCTCGGTCATCATCAGGATGACGCCGCGGGTGGAAGGGGAGGAGCTTCTGTCCGTGGAGGTGGCGCCTGGAGACAAAGacggagaagagaagaagggatga